CTAGAATTCAATAAGTATAAGCTTAAATTAAAAAACAGCACACATATTATTCCATATCATACATCATGAAAGGTCTATATTACTTACACATTCCATTGGCAATACGTAGATGCTAGTTTGGTACATACAACTACTGTATTCTATTTTACTCTaacatttattttacaaaatgtcAACCATTTTATATGCTATATTCCTATTTGGTCCCTGAACAGTTGCTAAAAATGATATCGCTTGACATTTATGCTTGGTCACATTGTTCTAGACAAAGTAGGGTAGATGGATTGTTGCTATTGGTGACGAATCTTTGAATTCTATttgttttcagccaatcaaactaTACAATTTCCGTAGCTTTTAACGTACTTTTGAAAACAAGCTCGATGGAAAATTGCTCTCGGCTATTTCATAAAGGTTGGCAATTTGGCATCACTGACAAGGTGTCAGTTAATGGTAAACTTACAGAAAAACTGAGGATCTCTGTGACATTGACCGGGCCTAAGTCTATTTTACAGTCTTAAAGTTCTTCAGAGGATGCTGCTACCGGTGTCCCCTGATCGTAGCGGCATGATGAGGATCTCCTGTTAAAATGTGACCGGCTTCTGAAGGTACTGGCAGTAAAGAAGGATCCCTTCAATGAGCTAAATGTCTCTGATGGCTTCCAAGCAAATCTTCGATCCCCAAAGCAACAGAAGATATCATTGAACAACTGGTGTCTGAACCGCGTACTCAGAATGTAAAGCGCAACGGGGTTTAAGCAACTCAGCATGTAGATTGGGACATCTTTCCAGCGGAAAAATTCCAGCATGGCGTAGGTCTCGAATATCTCACTGTAATAGAATTGGAACCAGATGCTGAAGAGATAGAAGGGCAACCAAGCGATGAAGAACATCGCAGATAGAACTGTGATGACGATAGCTAGCTTTACTCGTGATCGTACGCGTGGGGTCTGGCGGTTGGTTGGTGAAACCTGTGGGTTTCCTCCGAAGACTGGCTCTCGGACACTCTTGATCAGGGCATAAGCAGTCAACGTATGGGCGCCGATTATCACAGCCAGAGGGATGAGGAAAGCAACCAAGAGACGAAATACTTTGTAAACCTGTGCGACCAGCTGACCATGGTTGATAAACATACACACGTTCACGTCATCGTAGTAGACATACACCTGTGCTGTGTACCAAATAGGAGCTCCCACGAGGAATGCTCCAACCCAAATCATCAGGACAATCTGCCAGGTCGGACCCAGGAAACAGTTTCGAGACATCTTGACGCATCGGCTACTGTCGCGGTTACGCCAAGGCCAGGCAATGGCCAGATATCGCTCAATGGCTAAGGCCATCAGCGAATACACAGTGATGCACCCACTGGCTACCATACTGCTGTGGGCAAACTTGCACATGAACTGACCAAACACCCAATTCCTCTCATATCGGAAATGGTAGTCAATGATGAGAGGCAGATTGACCACAAGACAGAGTAAGTCACCAACGGTGAGGTTGACCACGATGATGTTCGGTGTTGATCGCAAACGTTTATTCTTGAGGACAATGAAGATGATGGAGAGATTAGCTACCACTCCAAAGACCAATACGACAATCATTACAGTAAGCTGAGGCCATGGAACCTTCCTGAAGTGATCTGGAAGAGGAGCTAAGGTCCATTGCTCTGTCCCGTTTGAAGTATTAGTAACCCAGTATTCTTCTATCGAACCATCACTCATCACACTAGTCAGAGGAGTCTCTGAAGACATTCTTCAAAACTCGTATCAATGTGAGGCTAAGAATTGTAGTTTTCAGTCGAATTGTGGCTCTAATCTGGAATGCGTGTAAAAACGATGGTTTTCTCCATCACTGAAAATGTTCCCAAAAAAATTTCCCCGAGGATATCAGAGTTCTGAGTGGTATTTGCTATCTTCTGTAGATCCTCTGATGCAAAATTCAGATGTTGAACTTGTATGTCCAG
This is a stretch of genomic DNA from Lytechinus pictus isolate F3 Inbred unplaced genomic scaffold, Lp3.0 scaffold_19, whole genome shotgun sequence. It encodes these proteins:
- the LOC129259928 gene encoding gastrin-releasing peptide receptor-like → MSSETPLTSVMSDGSIEEYWVTNTSNGTEQWTLAPLPDHFRKVPWPQLTVMIVVLVFGVVANLSIIFIVLKNKRLRSTPNIIVVNLTVGDLLCLVVNLPLIIDYHFRYERNWVFGQFMCKFAHSSMVASGCITVYSLMALAIERYLAIAWPWRNRDSSRCVKMSRNCFLGPTWQIVLMIWVGAFLVGAPIWYTAQVYVYYDDVNVCMFINHGQLVAQVYKVFRLLVAFLIPLAVIIGAHTLTAYALIKSVREPVFGGNPQVSPTNRQTPRVRSRVKLAIVITVLSAMFFIAWLPFYLFSIWFQFYYSEIFETYAMLEFFRWKDVPIYMLSCLNPVALYILSTRFRHQLFNDIFCCFGDRRFAWKPSETFSSLKGSFFTASTFRSRSHFNRRSSSCRYDQGTPVAASSEEL